From a region of the Labilithrix sp. genome:
- a CDS encoding MATE family efflux transporter: MSDLAREVRRLALPAILHSLLQTLVFVVDRVMLGRHGDASLAAMQIGGTFEWSIWSVFAAFEVGTIARIGRHVGAGDRAAARRVAWLSIVIAVALGFVLTAATPLVLGAIPLSGAKLSPAALAEARGYLGVTIAASPLVFLSTATIAILQAGGDTRTPLLIGVGANVVHLALNRVLILGFGAIPALGARGAGISLAVTFAIEGAAAMIVLASPARPVSLRRSSANEPSLTAREEVRTLFRVGGPAFVERVLYHVGFITYALMVTRLGDAAMAANQSLISVESICFLSADGFGVAAATLVAQKLGAGARAEARAAAMIATRYAIAALTAFGVASFALRDVVLPLFSQDAEVVAIGRRTIPILTLAQPFMATSLVLAQALRGAGRTREALGVSLAGAVFVRITATWLFTFALGLGLVGVWIGSTVDWLTRAIVLFVMQRREAQDG; this comes from the coding sequence GTGTCCGATCTCGCACGTGAGGTGCGCCGGCTCGCGCTGCCGGCGATCCTCCACTCGCTCCTGCAGACGCTCGTCTTCGTGGTCGACCGCGTCATGCTCGGCCGCCACGGCGACGCGTCGCTCGCGGCGATGCAGATCGGCGGCACCTTCGAGTGGTCGATCTGGAGCGTGTTCGCCGCGTTCGAGGTCGGCACCATCGCGCGCATCGGGCGGCACGTCGGGGCGGGCGACCGCGCGGCGGCGCGCCGGGTCGCGTGGCTCTCGATCGTGATCGCGGTGGCGCTCGGCTTCGTCCTCACCGCCGCGACGCCGCTCGTGCTCGGCGCGATCCCGCTCTCCGGCGCGAAGCTGTCGCCGGCCGCGCTCGCGGAGGCGCGCGGCTACCTCGGGGTGACGATCGCCGCGTCGCCGCTCGTGTTCCTGTCGACCGCGACGATCGCGATCCTCCAGGCCGGCGGCGACACGCGGACGCCGCTCCTCATCGGCGTCGGCGCGAACGTCGTCCACCTCGCGCTGAACCGCGTGCTCATCCTCGGCTTCGGCGCGATCCCCGCGCTCGGCGCGCGCGGGGCCGGGATCAGCCTCGCGGTCACGTTCGCGATCGAGGGCGCCGCCGCGATGATCGTCCTCGCGTCGCCGGCGCGACCGGTCTCGCTCCGGCGATCGAGCGCGAACGAGCCATCGCTCACCGCGCGGGAGGAGGTGCGGACCCTGTTCCGCGTCGGCGGCCCCGCGTTCGTCGAGCGCGTGCTCTACCACGTCGGGTTCATCACCTACGCGCTCATGGTCACGCGCCTCGGCGACGCCGCGATGGCGGCGAACCAGTCGCTCATCAGCGTCGAGTCGATCTGCTTCCTCTCCGCCGACGGCTTCGGGGTCGCGGCCGCGACGCTCGTCGCGCAGAAGCTCGGGGCGGGGGCGCGCGCGGAGGCCCGCGCCGCGGCGATGATCGCGACGCGCTACGCGATCGCGGCGCTGACCGCGTTCGGCGTCGCGTCGTTCGCGCTCCGCGACGTGGTGCTCCCGCTCTTCAGCCAGGACGCGGAGGTCGTCGCGATCGGACGGCGGACGATCCCGATCCTCACCCTCGCGCAGCCCTTCATGGCGACCAGCCTCGTCCTCGCGCAGGCGCTCCGCGGCGCCGGCCGCACGCGCGAGGCGCTCGGGGTCAGCCTCGCCGGCGCGGTCTTCGTGCGCATCACCGCGACGTGGCTCTTCACCTTCGCCTTAGGCCTCGGCCTCGTCGGCGTGTGGATCGGCTCCACCGTCGACTGGCTCACGCGCGCGATCGTGCTCTTCGTCATGCAGCGGCGCGAGGCTCAAGACGGCTGA
- a CDS encoding TatD family hydrolase → MLVDTHCHLDPQYFPNGPDDALARARDAGIGGFVAIGVGADLAPARAAIALAERLPERIGCAIGVHPHDAARMDDAMYEELARLAAAPVVLAVGEIGLDYHYDHSPRETQKAVFARLIALARALKKPIVVHTRSAPADTLALLESEGARDVGGVIHCFSEDRAFAARALDLGFDLSFSGIVTFKSSAAIQDVAQWAPLARVLVETDAPYLAPVPLRGKPCEPAYVVHTARKVAELRGMPFEALAEATTENAERRFGRSFLSP, encoded by the coding sequence TTGCTCGTCGACACGCACTGCCATCTCGATCCGCAGTACTTCCCGAACGGCCCCGACGACGCGCTCGCGCGGGCGCGTGACGCGGGCATCGGCGGCTTCGTCGCGATCGGCGTGGGCGCCGACCTCGCGCCGGCGCGCGCCGCGATCGCGCTCGCGGAGCGGCTGCCCGAGCGGATCGGCTGCGCGATCGGCGTCCACCCACACGACGCGGCGCGGATGGACGACGCGATGTACGAGGAGCTCGCGAGGCTCGCGGCGGCGCCGGTCGTGCTCGCGGTCGGCGAGATCGGGCTCGACTACCACTACGACCACTCGCCCCGCGAGACGCAGAAGGCCGTGTTCGCGCGGCTCATCGCGCTCGCGCGCGCGCTGAAGAAGCCGATCGTCGTCCACACGCGGAGCGCGCCGGCGGACACGCTCGCGCTGCTCGAGAGCGAGGGCGCGCGCGACGTCGGCGGCGTCATCCATTGCTTCAGCGAAGACCGCGCCTTCGCCGCCCGCGCGCTCGACCTCGGCTTCGACCTCTCGTTCTCGGGGATCGTCACGTTCAAGAGCTCGGCCGCGATCCAGGACGTCGCACAATGGGCGCCGCTCGCGCGCGTCCTGGTCGAGACCGACGCGCCGTACCTCGCCCCCGTGCCCCTCCGCGGAAAACCATGTGAGCCTGCGTACGTGGTGCACACCGCGCGGAAGGTCGCCGAGCTCCGCGGGATGCCGTTCGAGGCCCTCGCCGAGGCCACGACCGAGAACGCGGAGCGACGTTTCGGGCGGAGCTTCCTATCCCCGTAG
- a CDS encoding energy transducer TonB, whose protein sequence is MAKAGARQITWPLAGSVVLHVLLVGGAGVLAYRSITAKEAREAERRAAASPPSVIAIELPGVAEGTLLADREVIPEGEEPTTFGGATVARVDNGLAGSGGDARGERATNLAALDDRRRLDQDLTSHLDKDQVQRLNTARVRATREDRRSTKEPMELTFLASGKGDVSERRPDAPSDPSRGSLHASAPSVLGGHVGSANDDDPSAPGSSAGASRAGALLGSPGVGLRAADPGADHHAGARITHARPSVAEAAPSIPALRDGRPNDTVDSDQEVSNTVRSLVAASAAGANAGAGRGGTPGPDADPGAGGGAVSRGSIARPLGSGDGDLVDWNTSDPTLLPYFRRIHAKVDPLWANAFPRSAMLELKQGTVILDVTIASDGTAKVTWPPARPSGIDEFDRNCADALRRASPFDPIPQAIKDRGYTTLRIRAPFTARNPIIQ, encoded by the coding sequence GTGGCGAAGGCGGGAGCTCGACAGATCACGTGGCCGCTCGCCGGCTCGGTCGTGCTTCACGTCCTCCTCGTCGGCGGCGCGGGCGTGCTCGCGTACCGATCCATCACCGCGAAGGAGGCGCGCGAGGCCGAGCGTCGCGCCGCGGCCTCTCCGCCCTCGGTCATCGCGATCGAGCTGCCCGGCGTCGCGGAGGGCACGCTCCTCGCCGATCGCGAGGTGATCCCGGAGGGCGAGGAGCCGACCACGTTCGGCGGCGCGACCGTCGCGCGCGTCGACAACGGGCTCGCCGGCAGCGGCGGCGACGCGCGGGGCGAGCGCGCGACGAACCTCGCCGCGCTCGACGATCGACGGCGGCTCGATCAGGACCTCACGAGCCACCTCGACAAGGACCAGGTCCAGCGCCTGAACACGGCGCGCGTGCGCGCGACGCGCGAGGACCGGCGCTCCACGAAGGAGCCGATGGAGCTCACGTTCCTCGCGAGCGGGAAGGGGGACGTCTCCGAGCGCCGCCCCGACGCGCCGTCCGATCCGAGCCGCGGCTCGCTCCACGCGAGCGCGCCGTCGGTCCTCGGCGGCCACGTCGGCTCCGCGAACGACGACGATCCGAGCGCGCCGGGCTCGAGCGCGGGCGCGTCACGCGCGGGCGCGCTCCTCGGCTCGCCCGGCGTCGGCCTCCGCGCCGCCGATCCCGGCGCCGATCACCACGCCGGCGCGCGCATCACGCACGCGCGTCCTTCCGTCGCCGAGGCCGCGCCGTCGATCCCGGCGCTCCGCGACGGCCGCCCGAACGACACCGTCGATTCGGATCAGGAGGTCTCGAACACCGTGCGGAGCCTCGTCGCCGCGAGCGCGGCGGGCGCGAACGCAGGCGCGGGCCGCGGCGGCACGCCGGGCCCGGACGCGGACCCCGGCGCGGGCGGCGGCGCGGTGAGCCGCGGCTCGATCGCGCGCCCGCTCGGCAGCGGCGACGGCGACCTCGTCGACTGGAACACGAGCGATCCGACGCTGCTCCCGTACTTCCGCCGCATCCACGCGAAGGTCGATCCGCTCTGGGCCAACGCGTTCCCGAGGAGCGCGATGCTGGAGCTGAAGCAGGGCACCGTCATCCTCGACGTCACGATCGCCTCCGACGGCACCGCGAAGGTGACGTGGCCCCCCGCGCGCCCGAGCGGCATCGACGAGTTCGACCGAAACTGCGCCGACGCCCTCCGCCGCGCGAGCCCCTTCGACCCGATCCCGCAAGCGATCAAGGACCGGGGCTACACCACCCTCCGCATCCGCGCCCCGTTCACGGCGCGGAACCCGATCATCCAGTAG
- a CDS encoding ABC transporter permease — MGTLLKFAWRELLRAKGRFALIALILTLQAAALGGGYVAQESLYSTRDAWAEKLRLADLEVQFTPASDTEMPSLDVVRRVPGVSAVNRRFIATGYIERVSKTGEGAPLPVVIQYLEPAAHPTVNDIELTSGSWLEKGKPEHAIVDRSFAEAQALQAGDEIVVNPHRFSSRFTVGGTGLSAEYLVPTANPSLLVPHKGSLGIIYASRESLDRTFPEVLYNSVVVTFDKGADKQKTMDAVLASLDGLEIERVVTKDQTFGYRFLDVILSGSRSVTPIIALIVALMASIVAVISMHRLVAERRKEIGAFLAQGWSPGQLSALFFGLGFVPGLAGAILGVPAAMGFASKVAKTSSVISGFPSPIMSWDVTYLALGAGSAIAVGLASAIAPAIGVLRIAPAHALRGSGEIAFDGMPAFLEKLLSGNIATRYAVRNVFRRVRLSAATATLVALAVALPSALLTTIASWDTWATTEAGKLHWDAITAFKVPLAEEQVKEMMEDSGVSSFRGYLQSYAPVRRENGSIQEMRIRGLPKQDEMVTHGLFVGAPFSSETAAEAYLNSAFAGANPPHIGERIAIVRKGVVHELVVVGLTRDAALSTIVVPRATAQRIFGMEGKISGAYVKFGQVPTGPKKAPEGPAIKRGENAEVVETLDLGEAANVPAPTVAPRPTDPKVALLADESITSVEVRTEYASKTLAYLSSFNVIVVPFIGLSGVLAFFFLVSVLGFLLLERETEYATLRSLGYGGGEIARIVLTEVGLLAMAGLVLSLGAWVVTAYALRMPMASTWFAVPLDFRPHDFMVASVPTLVFLVFAALPGIRALLSMDLSSVLRGRAIG, encoded by the coding sequence ATGGGCACGCTCCTCAAGTTCGCGTGGCGCGAGCTCCTCCGCGCCAAGGGCCGCTTCGCGCTCATCGCGCTCATCCTCACGCTCCAGGCCGCCGCGCTCGGCGGCGGGTACGTGGCGCAGGAGAGCCTGTATTCTACACGTGATGCGTGGGCGGAGAAGCTCCGCCTCGCCGACCTCGAGGTCCAGTTCACGCCCGCGTCGGACACGGAGATGCCGTCGCTCGACGTCGTGCGCCGCGTCCCCGGCGTCTCGGCGGTGAACCGCCGCTTCATCGCGACGGGCTACATCGAGCGCGTATCGAAGACGGGTGAGGGGGCGCCGCTCCCGGTCGTGATCCAGTACCTAGAGCCGGCGGCGCACCCGACCGTGAACGACATCGAGCTCACGAGCGGCAGCTGGCTCGAGAAGGGCAAGCCGGAGCACGCGATCGTCGACCGCTCGTTCGCGGAGGCGCAAGCGCTCCAGGCCGGCGACGAGATCGTCGTCAACCCGCACCGCTTCTCGTCGCGCTTCACCGTCGGCGGGACCGGCCTCTCGGCGGAGTACCTCGTCCCGACCGCGAACCCGTCGCTCCTCGTCCCGCACAAAGGCTCGCTCGGCATCATCTACGCGTCGCGCGAGTCGCTCGACCGCACGTTCCCGGAGGTGCTCTACAACTCGGTCGTCGTCACGTTCGACAAAGGCGCAGACAAGCAGAAGACGATGGACGCCGTCCTCGCCTCGCTCGACGGCCTCGAGATCGAACGCGTCGTGACGAAGGACCAGACCTTCGGCTACCGCTTCCTCGACGTCATCCTCTCGGGCTCGCGCTCGGTCACGCCGATCATCGCGCTCATCGTCGCGCTGATGGCCTCCATCGTCGCCGTCATCTCGATGCACCGCCTCGTCGCCGAGCGGCGGAAGGAGATCGGCGCGTTCCTCGCGCAGGGTTGGTCGCCGGGGCAACTCTCGGCGCTCTTCTTCGGCCTCGGCTTCGTCCCCGGCCTCGCCGGCGCGATCCTGGGCGTCCCCGCGGCGATGGGCTTCGCCTCCAAGGTCGCCAAGACGAGCTCCGTCATCTCCGGCTTCCCGTCCCCGATCATGTCGTGGGACGTGACCTACCTCGCGCTCGGGGCCGGGTCCGCGATCGCGGTCGGCCTCGCCTCCGCGATCGCCCCCGCGATCGGCGTCCTCCGCATCGCCCCCGCCCACGCGCTGCGCGGCTCCGGCGAGATCGCGTTCGACGGCATGCCGGCGTTCCTCGAGAAGCTCCTCTCCGGGAACATCGCGACGCGCTACGCGGTGCGGAACGTCTTCCGCCGCGTCCGCCTCTCCGCCGCCACCGCCACCCTCGTCGCGCTCGCGGTCGCGCTGCCCTCCGCGCTCCTCACCACGATCGCGTCGTGGGACACCTGGGCGACGACCGAAGCGGGCAAGCTGCACTGGGACGCGATCACCGCGTTCAAGGTGCCGCTCGCGGAGGAGCAGGTGAAGGAGATGATGGAGGACAGCGGCGTCTCGTCGTTCCGCGGCTACCTCCAGAGCTACGCCCCGGTCCGCCGCGAGAACGGCTCGATCCAGGAGATGCGCATCCGCGGCCTCCCGAAGCAGGACGAGATGGTGACGCACGGCCTCTTCGTCGGCGCGCCGTTCTCGAGCGAGACCGCGGCGGAGGCGTACCTCAACTCCGCGTTCGCGGGCGCGAACCCGCCCCACATCGGCGAGCGCATCGCGATCGTCCGCAAGGGCGTCGTCCACGAGCTCGTCGTCGTCGGCCTCACCCGTGACGCCGCGCTCTCCACCATCGTCGTGCCGCGCGCCACCGCGCAGCGCATCTTCGGGATGGAGGGGAAGATTTCCGGGGCATACGTGAAATTCGGGCAGGTCCCGACCGGCCCGAAGAAGGCCCCCGAAGGGCCGGCGATCAAGCGCGGCGAGAACGCGGAGGTCGTGGAGACCCTCGACCTCGGCGAGGCCGCCAACGTCCCCGCCCCTACCGTCGCGCCGCGGCCGACCGACCCGAAGGTCGCCCTCCTCGCCGACGAGAGCATCACGAGCGTCGAGGTGCGGACCGAATACGCGTCGAAGACGCTCGCCTACCTCTCGTCGTTCAACGTCATCGTCGTGCCGTTCATCGGCCTCTCCGGGGTCCTCGCGTTCTTCTTCCTCGTGAGCGTCCTCGGCTTCCTCCTCCTCGAGCGCGAGACCGAATATGCGACCCTCCGCTCGCTCGGCTACGGCGGCGGCGAGATCGCCCGTATCGTCCTGACCGAGGTCGGTCTGCTCGCGATGGCGGGTCTCGTGCTATCCCTCGGCGCGTGGGTGGTGACGGCGTATGCGCTTCGAATGCCGATGGCCTCCACGTGGTTCGCCGTCCCGCTCGACTTCCGGCCTCATGACTTCATGGTCGCGTCGGTGCCGACGCTCGTCTTCCTGGTCTTCGCCGCGCTCCCGGGCATTCGTGCGCTCCTGTCGATGGATCTGTCTTCTGTCCTTCGCGGTCGCGCGATCGGCTGA
- a CDS encoding ABC transporter ATP-binding protein: MSAIVEIKDLYKTYKQGSVSTTVLREVSMKFERGSFSAIVGPSGCGKTTLLSILGGLDKGDAGSVVVGGLDLNRASNRELTEYRRKAIGFVFQFYNLLPSLTAVENVEAGLEFLGLKAPARRARALDYLAKVGMADLANRFPSQLSGGQQQRVAVARVLAREPQLLLADEPTGNLDEESGERIFQCMLDLQRQSGVTCVMVTHDPELASRVDSVIRLRDGRVLGHGNMLETSGEVPVVRQASGVSHLPLRRFRAVGE, encoded by the coding sequence ATGAGCGCCATCGTCGAGATCAAGGATCTGTACAAGACGTACAAGCAGGGCTCGGTCTCCACGACCGTCCTCCGCGAGGTCTCGATGAAGTTCGAGCGCGGCTCGTTCAGCGCCATCGTCGGCCCCTCCGGCTGCGGCAAGACCACGCTCCTCTCGATCCTCGGCGGTCTCGACAAGGGCGACGCGGGAAGCGTCGTCGTCGGCGGCCTCGATCTCAACCGCGCCTCGAACCGCGAGCTCACCGAGTACCGCCGCAAGGCGATCGGCTTCGTCTTCCAGTTCTACAACTTGCTCCCGTCGCTCACCGCGGTCGAGAACGTCGAGGCCGGCCTCGAGTTCCTCGGCCTCAAGGCCCCCGCGCGCCGCGCCCGCGCCCTCGACTACCTCGCCAAGGTCGGCATGGCCGACCTCGCGAACCGGTTCCCGTCGCAGCTCTCCGGCGGCCAGCAGCAGCGCGTCGCGGTCGCCCGCGTCCTCGCGCGCGAGCCGCAGCTGCTCCTCGCGGACGAGCCGACCGGCAACCTCGACGAGGAGTCGGGCGAGCGCATCTTCCAGTGCATGCTCGACCTCCAGCGCCAGAGCGGCGTCACCTGCGTCATGGTCACGCACGATCCCGAGCTCGCGAGCCGCGTCGACTCCGTCATCCGCCTCCGCGACGGCCGCGTCCTCGGCCACGGCAACATGCTCGAGACGAGCGGCGAGGTGCCGGTCGTGCGCCAGGCCTCGGGGGTCTCGCACCTCCCGCTCCGTCGCTTCCGCGCCGTCGGTGAGTGA
- a CDS encoding outer membrane lipoprotein-sorting protein — MKTSFALSFVVAAAVTVSVAGAQAPELTASQIVAKVAESDPWGMGGAEVNAKAVVTETSGKTRSLAFEGKSRKYAPPLGKSVITFSAPADVAGMKFLQVQNSGADDERFLYTPELKRSRRIAGSNRADSFMGTDFSYADLDGRDLRQSDAVKKGDEKVGKFECYHLMATPKNSDAVYGKIELWVRKDNYVPLKYVMYNKGGSPVKTLLSREIQKHAGRWFITGSKMTDNKTGRTTDLSLDKINRREDIPMDNFSVRALEKQ, encoded by the coding sequence ATGAAGACCTCGTTCGCCCTCTCCTTCGTCGTCGCTGCCGCCGTCACCGTCTCCGTCGCGGGCGCTCAGGCCCCCGAGCTGACCGCCTCGCAGATCGTCGCCAAGGTCGCGGAGTCCGATCCGTGGGGCATGGGCGGCGCCGAGGTCAACGCGAAGGCGGTCGTCACCGAGACCAGCGGCAAGACCCGCTCGCTCGCCTTCGAGGGCAAGAGCCGCAAGTACGCGCCGCCGCTCGGCAAGAGCGTCATCACGTTCTCCGCGCCGGCCGACGTCGCGGGCATGAAGTTCCTTCAGGTCCAGAACAGCGGCGCCGACGACGAGCGCTTCCTCTACACGCCGGAGCTGAAGCGCTCGCGCCGCATCGCGGGCTCGAACCGCGCCGACTCCTTCATGGGCACCGACTTCTCGTACGCGGACCTCGACGGCCGCGACCTCCGCCAGAGCGACGCGGTGAAGAAGGGCGACGAGAAGGTCGGCAAGTTCGAGTGCTACCACCTCATGGCGACGCCGAAGAACAGCGACGCGGTGTACGGCAAGATCGAGCTGTGGGTCCGCAAGGACAACTACGTCCCGCTCAAGTACGTCATGTACAACAAGGGCGGCTCGCCGGTGAAGACGCTCCTCTCGCGCGAGATCCAGAAGCACGCGGGCCGCTGGTTCATCACCGGCTCGAAGATGACGGACAACAAGACGGGCCGCACGACGGACCTCTCCCTCGACAAGATCAACCGCCGCGAAGACATCCCGATGGACAACTTCTCGGTTCGCGCGCTCGAGAAGCAGTGA
- a CDS encoding serine/threonine protein kinase: protein MTAIMRPAKTCPRCRGRYESDALFCPKDGAPLDDPHPATEETPPTDRYLGTVIAGDIAIQSIAGMGAMGRVYRAHQRGIDRDVAVKILHRELSSNTQLVSRFNREAKIASKLQHPHVVEVYLAGQLDDGSLYTVMEFLDGVSLASALREAGSVFTIERALAITLQICDAVGEAHARGIVHRDLKPENVMLVHRAEVAEWVKVLDFGIAKLTLGEQSMETAAGLIFGTARYISPEGAQGRPVGPPGDVYAITTMLFEMLAGRTPFEAEPLGLLIKHIHEPAPELHTINAAGAAVPVALSRAIGEQLCKEPENRAQNGRALAAALVAAARDANISLSDVGAIARMSHLPDPAGSSKRVALAPTVDDFGLVPTPRASSDHGARSAPPPARVSGAVETARASEPRISEPSEPAATPPASRWPSALMLVFVFALGSAITALLIHRLMLHPAEERRLYHERVRLALAEGHYVTPPGENVRELVDDGMKRWPTDGTLRQMKSAAAKEMVTMAFAARESGDLVGARNIASLALELEPTDNSARYMRAQCEEELVDAQNGTSARVGPPRLIFESPHLVKPGVLVQITAKIIYGAADPKTTPVTDMKLSIHATGKTTGGPLVTFASQDPSAIRATFHAPSVTGTYDVSFEADVGGTTVRAMRRLAVNERE from the coding sequence GTGACCGCGATCATGCGTCCAGCCAAGACTTGCCCGCGCTGCCGCGGGCGGTACGAGTCGGACGCGCTGTTCTGTCCCAAGGACGGAGCCCCGCTCGACGATCCCCACCCCGCGACGGAGGAGACGCCGCCGACCGATCGCTACCTCGGCACCGTGATCGCGGGCGACATCGCGATCCAGTCGATCGCGGGAATGGGGGCGATGGGTCGGGTGTACCGGGCCCACCAGCGCGGGATCGATCGCGACGTCGCGGTGAAGATCCTCCATCGCGAGCTCTCCTCCAACACGCAGCTCGTCTCCCGCTTCAACCGCGAGGCGAAGATCGCGAGCAAGCTCCAACACCCGCACGTGGTGGAGGTGTACCTCGCCGGTCAGCTCGACGACGGATCGCTCTACACCGTGATGGAGTTCCTCGACGGCGTCTCCCTCGCGAGCGCCCTCCGCGAGGCCGGGAGCGTGTTCACGATCGAGCGCGCCCTCGCGATCACGCTCCAGATCTGCGACGCGGTCGGCGAGGCCCACGCGCGCGGCATCGTGCACCGCGACCTCAAGCCGGAGAACGTGATGCTCGTGCATCGCGCCGAGGTCGCGGAGTGGGTCAAGGTCCTCGACTTCGGGATCGCGAAGCTCACGCTCGGCGAGCAGTCGATGGAGACCGCGGCCGGCCTCATCTTCGGGACCGCTCGCTACATCTCGCCCGAAGGCGCGCAGGGCCGCCCGGTGGGGCCGCCCGGCGACGTCTACGCGATCACGACGATGCTCTTCGAGATGCTCGCCGGACGCACGCCGTTCGAGGCGGAGCCGCTCGGGCTCCTCATCAAGCACATCCACGAGCCCGCGCCCGAGCTCCACACCATCAACGCCGCCGGGGCGGCGGTGCCGGTCGCGCTCTCGCGCGCGATCGGCGAGCAGCTCTGCAAGGAGCCGGAGAACCGCGCGCAGAACGGGCGCGCGCTCGCCGCCGCCCTCGTCGCCGCCGCGCGCGACGCGAACATCTCGCTCTCCGACGTCGGCGCGATCGCGCGCATGAGCCACCTCCCCGACCCCGCCGGATCGTCGAAGCGCGTCGCGCTCGCGCCCACCGTCGACGACTTCGGGCTCGTCCCGACGCCGCGCGCCTCGAGCGACCACGGCGCCCGCTCGGCGCCGCCGCCCGCGCGGGTGTCGGGCGCGGTCGAGACCGCGCGCGCCTCGGAGCCCCGCATCTCGGAGCCCTCGGAGCCGGCGGCCACCCCGCCCGCCTCCCGCTGGCCGTCGGCGCTCATGCTCGTCTTCGTGTTCGCGCTCGGCTCCGCGATCACGGCGCTCCTCATCCATCGCTTGATGCTCCACCCCGCCGAGGAGCGCCGGCTCTATCACGAGCGCGTCCGCCTCGCCCTCGCCGAGGGTCACTACGTCACGCCGCCGGGCGAGAACGTGCGCGAGCTCGTCGACGACGGCATGAAGCGCTGGCCCACCGACGGGACGCTCCGGCAGATGAAGTCGGCGGCGGCGAAGGAGATGGTCACGATGGCCTTCGCCGCGCGCGAGTCGGGCGACCTCGTCGGCGCGCGCAACATCGCGAGCCTCGCGCTCGAGCTCGAGCCGACCGACAACTCCGCGCGCTACATGCGCGCGCAGTGCGAGGAGGAGCTCGTCGACGCGCAGAACGGCACGAGCGCGCGGGTCGGCCCGCCGCGCCTCATCTTCGAGTCGCCGCACCTCGTGAAGCCCGGCGTGCTCGTCCAGATCACGGCGAAGATCATCTACGGCGCGGCGGACCCGAAGACCACGCCGGTCACCGACATGAAGCTCTCCATCCACGCCACCGGCAAGACGACCGGCGGCCCCCTCGTCACGTTCGCGTCGCAGGACCCGAGCGCGATCCGCGCGACCTTCCACGCGCCGAGCGTGACGGGCACGTACGACGTCTCCTTCGAGGCCGACGTCGGCGGCACGACCGTCCGCGCCATGCGCCGCCTCGCCGTCAACGAGCGCGAATAA
- a CDS encoding sigma 54-dependent Fis family transcriptional regulator — translation MSEFVLDETAKVPGARGVAVLAVELVVIEGPSRGVRCRVENGTAKVGSAEGSSLRLADRAVSRVHLEVVASATSVTLRDLGSTNGTFIGETRVRDVDVAPGTVVRCGASAFRVDAASEPTFLAISARTSFGELVGASLPMRQVYTVLERVAASDTTLLVQGETGTGKDVVARSVHAQSPRARGPFVPVDCGAIPETLFESELFGHVRGAFTGAVQNRAGAFEEASGGTLFLDEIGEMPLAMQAKLLRAIETRRVRRVGATKETDVDVRIVCATNRRLATMVNEGTFREDLYYRLAVVEVALPALRDRKDDIPALAQRLFAKITGSERPIPALLLDSLTARAFPGNVRELRNAIERAITLGEAEPEAGSGAGSGSGSGASAAREPSALPQGIEAIVPLHLPLKDARDAWTSEFEEVYIRAMMRKTNGNLTRAAELAGVSRRFLQRTIARLGLRSSEPEQENELE, via the coding sequence ATGAGCGAGTTTGTGCTCGATGAGACGGCGAAGGTGCCTGGGGCGCGGGGGGTTGCGGTCCTGGCGGTCGAGCTCGTCGTGATCGAGGGGCCTTCGCGGGGGGTGCGGTGTCGGGTCGAGAACGGGACCGCGAAGGTCGGGAGCGCCGAGGGATCGTCGCTGCGGCTCGCCGATCGGGCCGTGTCGCGGGTGCACCTCGAGGTCGTCGCGTCGGCGACCAGCGTGACGCTGCGGGACCTCGGGAGCACCAACGGTACCTTCATCGGAGAGACGCGCGTGCGTGACGTCGACGTCGCGCCGGGGACGGTCGTGCGCTGCGGGGCGTCCGCGTTTCGCGTCGACGCCGCGAGCGAGCCGACGTTCCTCGCGATCTCCGCGCGGACGTCGTTCGGGGAGCTCGTCGGCGCCAGCTTGCCGATGCGGCAGGTCTACACCGTCCTCGAGCGCGTCGCCGCGAGCGACACGACGCTCCTCGTGCAAGGCGAGACCGGGACCGGCAAGGACGTCGTCGCACGATCCGTCCACGCGCAGTCGCCGCGCGCGCGCGGGCCCTTCGTGCCCGTCGACTGCGGCGCGATCCCCGAGACCCTGTTCGAGAGCGAGCTCTTCGGGCACGTGCGCGGCGCGTTCACCGGCGCGGTCCAGAACCGGGCCGGCGCCTTCGAGGAGGCCAGCGGCGGGACGCTGTTCCTCGACGAGATCGGCGAGATGCCGCTCGCGATGCAGGCGAAGCTCCTTCGCGCGATCGAGACGCGACGCGTGCGCCGCGTCGGCGCGACGAAAGAGACCGACGTCGACGTGCGGATCGTGTGCGCCACGAACCGGCGCCTCGCGACGATGGTGAACGAAGGCACCTTCCGCGAGGACCTCTACTACCGCCTCGCCGTCGTGGAGGTCGCGCTCCCCGCCCTCCGCGACCGGAAAGACGACATCCCCGCCCTCGCCCAGCGGCTGTTCGCGAAGATCACCGGCAGCGAGCGGCCGATCCCCGCCCTCCTCCTCGACTCCCTCACCGCACGCGCGTTCCCCGGCAACGTGCGCGAGCTCCGAAACGCGATCGAACGCGCGATCACGCTCGGCGAAGCCGAACCCGAGGCGGGATCGGGAGCGGGATCCGGATCGGGATCGGGTGCCTCCGCGGCGCGGGAGCCCAGCGCGCTGCCGCAAGGGATCGAAGCGATCGTCCCGCTCCACCTCCCGCTCAAAGACGCTCGCGACGCGTGGACCAGCGAGTTCGAGGAGGTCTACATCCGCGCGATGATGCGGAAGACCAACGGGAACCTCACCCGCGCCGCGGAGCTCGCTGGGGTGAGCCGCCGCTTCCTCCAGCGGACCATCGCCCGGCTCGGCCTGCGCTCGTCGGAGCCCGAACAAGAAAACGAGCTCGAATAA